The genomic window TTTTCGGGCTGCAACGTCCCCTCATCGTGTCCGGTGTTGTCGCGCTGCTGGGCCTCATACGGTGGGTCATTTCCGAGTGGCGGAGAACATCACCAGTCTGGATGGATCGCTTACTGGAGGCCGGTGGGGCTACAGCTCGTGATCTTGCCCAGCGGATCGATCGTCGTGTACTGTATGCCGTGGCGCTCGCCGCTGCGGTCGTGATCCCCTTTGGTCTGAATCGGTATTACATCGATGTGCTGACCCAGGTAGGGATCTATGTGACGTTGGCGCTTGGGCTCAACATCGTTGTGGGGTTGGCGGGGCTTCTGAATCTTGGCTACATCGCGTTTTATGCGGTAGGGGCCTATGCGTACGGCCTTCTTGCAACCCGGGCCGACCTCTCCTTTTGGCAGGTCTTACCGTTCGGAGCAGCCTTGGCAGCCATCTTCGGCGTCCTCCTTGCCACTCCGGCCCTGCGTCTGCGTGGAGACTACCTGGCTATTGTGACGCTGGGGTTCGGTGAGATGACCCGGATCGTGTTGAACAATTGGGATAGCGTCACGGGGGGGCCCAACGGGATCATCGGCATCCCGCGTCCACGTCTCTTCGGATTTACCTTTTCCCAACCGATCCACTATTATTACCTGATCCTGGCTGTCGTCCTGCTGACCATCTTCGTCGTTGACCGACTCAATCAGTCGCGTCTCGGTCGCGCCTGGACCGCGATGCGCGACGACGAGGTGGCGGCTGAGGCGATAGGGATCGATCTGGTCAAAACGAAGCTTCTGGCCTTTGGTCTGGGCGCAACATGGGCCGGACTCGCGGGTGTGTTCTTTGCGAGTAAAATGACGTTCATCTCTCCTGAGAGTTTCACATTTTTCGAATCGGTCATCGTCCTCTGCATGGTCGTTCTCGGCGGGATAGGAAGCATACCGGGAGTCATCCTCGGAGCGGCGATGCTGCTGATCCTGCCTGAAATGATGCGGCAGTTTGCGCTGTATCGCATGTTGATCTTTGGTGCTGCCATGGTCGGAATGATGGTGATACGACCGAAGGGACTACTCGCCGTGCGCCGCCGTGCGGTCCCTCTGTGGCATAAGGAGCGTGCTTGCGCTACGGTCGTGAGCGGACCACAGGTCCATTCGACGGGCCCTGGGCAGGTCGATCCTACCGTACAACCTCCGAAGGGTGCGAGCATAACCCTGCTTGAAACACGCAAGCTCTCAGTAGATTTTGGCGGTCTCCGAGCGCTTGATATGATCGATCTGAGCGTGAAGGCGGGGGAAATCGTCGGTCTGATCGGCCCCAACGGGGCCGGCAAAACAACCTTCTTCAATTGTGTGACAGGCCTCTTTGCGCCAACCTCTGGAGAGGTCCGCTATCGCGGGGAGAACCTGGTTGGCCTGAGACCCAACCAGGTCGCCTCGAAAGGAGTGGCCCGCACCTTTCAGAACATCCGACTGTTTCGGGATATGACGGTGCTCGAAAACGTCATGGTAGGGGGGCACTGCCGGATGCGCGCTTCGGTGGTCGGCGCCGTCTTCAGGCCAAAAGGCGTGATTCAGGAAGAGGAGGAATTGGTCGCGAAGGCGGCCGACCTGCTTCGGTTTGTCGGCCTCGAAGAGAAGGCCGATCTGTGGGCGAGTCAACTTCCCTACGGCGATCAGCGTCGGCTTGAGATCGCGAGGGCGATGGCAAGCGACCCGACCCTATTGCTCCTGGATGAGCCGGCAGCAGGGATGAATCCCCAGGAAACCAACGCGCTCATGAACTTGATCTATTTAATTCGTGCCCGCGGCATCACCGTGCTGCTGATCGAGCACCACATGAAGCTGGTCATGGGCATATCCGAGCGGGTAGTGGTTTTCGATCACGGGGTCAAAATCGCTGATGGCACACCCGAGGCGATCAGAGCGGACTCCAAAGTGATCGGCGCCTATCTGGGGAAAGAATCGGGGCATGCTTAAGCTGCAAGAGGTGCATGCGCATTACGGCGCGATCCATGCTCTCAAGGGGATCAGTCTTGAGGTGAAGGAAGGTCAGATCGTCACGCTTATCGGCGCCAACGGGGCCGGGAAATCGTCGACGTTAATGGCTATTTCCGGAATCCTGAGGCCAACCAGTGGACGGATCATTTTTGAAGGCGAGGATCTGACTCACTTTCCAACTCATGCTATCGTCAAGCACGGCATCTCTCAGGTCCCTGAGGGGCGAAGAATCTTTCCAACGCTGACCGTCATGGAAAATCTGGAGATGGGTGCGTATACTCGCGCTGATGCAGCACAGATCCGTCACGACCTCGATCGGGTCTTCCAACTCTTTCCGCTTCTCAAAGACCGCCAGTTCCAACTGGGCGGGACCCTCTCAGGTGGCGAACAGCAGATGCTGGCCATCGGCCGCGCCCTGATGGCGCACCCACGGCTCCTGCTGATGGATGAACCTTCGCTTGGGTTGGCCCCTAAGTTAGTGGAGACGATCTTCGAGGTGATTCGGGAGATTAATACGCAATCGACGACGATCCTTCTTGTCGAACAAAATGCGCACATGGCCCTTCAGATCGCCGCCAAGGGGTATGTGATGGAGGTCGGTCAGATCGTGCTCGCGGATGAGGCCGAACACCTCATGGCCAATGGTGATGTCCGAAGCGCTTACCTTGGAGAGTAAGGTGCGAGGTTCAAGGTTCAAGGTTGAACGTGGGGCATTCGCAGTCTGCCTGACCTTGCTCGTGCTGATCTTGGCGTGGGTTTTACCCGCGAGGACAGAGGGGGAGTCACAGACGACTGCCCCTGAGATCATCATCGGGGTTGTCGGTCCGATGTCTGGCGACCTCGCGCACCTGGGCCGCGATGTACGAGAGGCGGTGGCGCTTGCTGTCGAGGAGTGGAACCAAAAAGGGGGGATCCTTGGGCGTCGGATTCGACTTTTGGTGGAGGACGA from Candidatus Methylomirabilis sp. includes these protein-coding regions:
- a CDS encoding ATP-binding cassette domain-containing protein; this translates as MQPLSRSVPLHQRPLVRIVLASLWLGLLSLPLMMELEAPFFGLQRPLIVSGVVALLGLIRWVISEWRRTSPVWMDRLLEAGGATARDLAQRIDRRVLYAVALAAAVVIPFGLNRYYIDVLTQVGIYVTLALGLNIVVGLAGLLNLGYIAFYAVGAYAYGLLATRADLSFWQVLPFGAALAAIFGVLLATPALRLRGDYLAIVTLGFGEMTRIVLNNWDSVTGGPNGIIGIPRPRLFGFTFSQPIHYYYLILAVVLLTIFVVDRLNQSRLGRAWTAMRDDEVAAEAIGIDLVKTKLLAFGLGATWAGLAGVFFASKMTFISPESFTFFESVIVLCMVVLGGIGSIPGVILGAAMLLILPEMMRQFALYRMLIFGAAMVGMMVIRPKGLLAVRRRAVPLWHKERACATVVSGPQVHSTGPGQVDPTVQPPKGASITLLETRKLSVDFGGLRALDMIDLSVKAGEIVGLIGPNGAGKTTFFNCVTGLFAPTSGEVRYRGENLVGLRPNQVASKGVARTFQNIRLFRDMTVLENVMVGGHCRMRASVVGAVFRPKGVIQEEEELVAKAADLLRFVGLEEKADLWASQLPYGDQRRLEIARAMASDPTLLLLDEPAAGMNPQETNALMNLIYLIRARGITVLLIEHHMKLVMGISERVVVFDHGVKIADGTPEAIRADSKVIGAYLGKESGHA
- a CDS encoding ABC transporter ATP-binding protein — protein: MLKLQEVHAHYGAIHALKGISLEVKEGQIVTLIGANGAGKSSTLMAISGILRPTSGRIIFEGEDLTHFPTHAIVKHGISQVPEGRRIFPTLTVMENLEMGAYTRADAAQIRHDLDRVFQLFPLLKDRQFQLGGTLSGGEQQMLAIGRALMAHPRLLLMDEPSLGLAPKLVETIFEVIREINTQSTTILLVEQNAHMALQIAAKGYVMEVGQIVLADEAEHLMANGDVRSAYLGE
- a CDS encoding branched-chain amino acid ABC transporter substrate-binding protein — protein: MRGSRFKVERGAFAVCLTLLVLILAWVLPARTEGESQTTAPEIIIGVVGPMSGDLAHLGRDVREAVALAVEEWNQKGGILGRRIRLLVEDDRNDPAEAVAAATRLVAAGAWGVIGHLTSAGSLPASAIYHAAAVPQITPSSTDPRLTEQRFMNLFRTCGRDDQQGR